The following proteins come from a genomic window of Gottfriedia acidiceleris:
- the ylqF gene encoding ribosome biogenesis GTPase YlqF encodes MTIQWFPGHMAKARRQVTEKLSLIDVVIELADARVPAASRNPMIDEIISNKPRLLLLNKADLADPRITQQWLAHYEKQGVMAIAIDAASGQGLKAIISSCEILVKEKFDKMRSKGIKPRAIRALIVGIPNVGKSTLINKLARKNIAKTGDRPGVTQAQQWIKVGKEIELLDTPGILWPKFEDQLVGLRLATTGAIKDSIINLQEVMIYAIKYLREFYPNVLKERYDMNDEVLFAEEVVDIFDHIGKKRGLLMSGGMIDYDKTSDLFLRELRAGKLGRLTFENPSMLEVTDEIVEESAQE; translated from the coding sequence ATGACGATTCAATGGTTTCCTGGCCATATGGCAAAAGCTAGAAGACAAGTTACTGAAAAACTATCATTAATTGATGTTGTAATTGAATTAGCGGATGCAAGGGTACCTGCTGCTTCTAGAAATCCAATGATCGATGAAATAATTTCAAATAAACCAAGATTGCTTTTATTAAATAAAGCAGATTTAGCAGATCCAAGAATTACTCAGCAATGGTTAGCGCATTATGAAAAACAAGGCGTTATGGCAATTGCTATTGATGCAGCATCTGGACAAGGGTTAAAAGCGATTATTTCTTCCTGTGAAATACTTGTAAAAGAGAAATTTGATAAAATGAGATCAAAAGGGATTAAACCTCGCGCAATTCGAGCGTTAATTGTTGGAATCCCGAATGTTGGAAAATCGACTTTAATCAATAAGCTCGCACGAAAAAATATTGCTAAAACTGGTGACCGTCCAGGTGTAACGCAAGCACAGCAGTGGATAAAAGTAGGGAAAGAAATTGAACTGCTTGATACACCGGGTATATTGTGGCCTAAATTTGAAGATCAACTTGTAGGTCTTCGTTTAGCAACTACAGGAGCAATAAAAGATAGTATCATTAACCTACAAGAAGTAATGATTTATGCGATTAAATATTTAAGAGAGTTTTATCCAAATGTGTTAAAAGAAAGATATGACATGAATGATGAAGTTCTATTTGCTGAAGAAGTCGTTGATATTTTTGATCATATTGGAAAGAAACGTGGATTACTTATGTCAGGCGGAATGATAGATTATGATAAAACATCTGATTTATTTTTACGTGAGCTAAGAGCTGGGAAATTAGGAAGATTAACTTTCGAAAATCCATCAATGCTTGAAGTAACTGATGAAATAGTAGAAGAAAGTGCGCAAGAATAA
- the lepB gene encoding signal peptidase I, giving the protein MKESNSGGIWELVKTIFIALVLALGIRTFLFTPVLVDGISMMPTLQDQSRMIVNKIVYKLHEPRRFDIVVFHATKEKDYIKRVIGLPGDTVEYRNDVLYVNGKPYKEPYLNEYKKETTDGPLTEDFKLEEITGRKTVPKGQVFVLGDNRRLSKDSRIIGTVSQKEILGRASFVFWPLSEVEMAK; this is encoded by the coding sequence TTGAAAGAAAGCAATAGTGGTGGAATTTGGGAATTAGTTAAAACAATTTTTATTGCGCTTGTACTTGCACTTGGTATTCGAACATTCCTTTTTACACCGGTTTTAGTTGACGGGATCTCAATGATGCCAACACTACAGGATCAAAGTAGAATGATTGTAAATAAGATCGTATACAAACTACATGAACCTAGACGTTTTGATATTGTAGTCTTCCATGCTACAAAGGAAAAAGATTATATTAAACGAGTTATTGGCTTACCAGGTGACACAGTAGAATATAGAAATGATGTCCTATATGTAAACGGTAAACCGTATAAAGAACCATATTTGAACGAATATAAAAAAGAAACGACGGATGGTCCTCTAACTGAAGACTTTAAGTTAGAAGAGATTACAGGTAGAAAAACAGTACCTAAGGGACAAGTATTCGTTTTAGGTGATAATCGTCGTTTAAGTAAAGATAGTCGTATTATCGGAACAGTTAGTCAAAAAGAAATTTTAGGCCGCGCAAGTTTTGTTTTTTGGCCGTTATCAGAGGTTGAAATGGCTAAATAA
- the rplS gene encoding 50S ribosomal protein L19 produces MQNLINEITKEQLRTDLPAFRPGDTVRVHVKVVEGTRERIQLFEGVVIKRRGGGISETFTVRKISYGVGVERTFPIHTPKIAKLDVVRRGKVRRAKLYYLRALTGKKARIKELR; encoded by the coding sequence ATGCAAAATTTAATCAACGAAATTACAAAAGAACAACTAAGAACTGACTTACCAGCATTCCGTCCAGGTGATACTGTACGAGTTCACGTTAAAGTTGTTGAGGGTACTCGTGAGCGTATCCAATTATTCGAAGGTGTAGTTATTAAACGTCGTGGTGGCGGAATTAGCGAAACTTTCACAGTTCGTAAAATTTCTTACGGAGTTGGTGTTGAACGTACGTTCCCAATTCACACTCCAAAAATTGCTAAATTAGACGTTGTTCGTCGCGGTAAAGTACGTCGTGCTAAACTTTACTACCTACGTGCACTTACTGGTAAAAAAGCAAGAATTAAAGAACTTCGATAG
- the trmD gene encoding tRNA (guanosine(37)-N1)-methyltransferase TrmD, with product MKLDFLTLFPEMFEGVLNSSILKKAQEKEAVKFRCVNFRDFSTNKHSNVDDYPYGGGAGMVLAPQPIFDAVDELVSKSENKPRVVLLCPQGERFNQRKAEELAKEEHLIFICGHYEGYDERIREHVVTDEISIGDYVLTGGELGAMVIADSVVRLLPGVLGNTTSKIEDSFSTGLLEHPHYTRPAEFRGHKVPDVLLSGNHAKIEEWRTKQSFKRTITRRPDLLENYSLSNKEVKWMEQVKEELKQEN from the coding sequence ATGAAATTAGACTTTTTAACCCTTTTTCCAGAAATGTTTGAAGGAGTTTTAAATTCTTCCATTTTAAAAAAAGCACAAGAAAAAGAGGCTGTTAAGTTTCGTTGTGTAAATTTTAGAGATTTCTCTACGAATAAACATTCAAATGTTGATGACTATCCATATGGTGGTGGCGCTGGTATGGTACTAGCTCCACAGCCGATTTTTGATGCTGTTGATGAATTAGTATCAAAAAGTGAAAATAAGCCGAGAGTAGTCCTTCTATGCCCTCAAGGAGAGAGATTTAATCAACGTAAAGCTGAAGAGCTTGCAAAAGAGGAACACTTAATCTTTATTTGTGGACATTATGAAGGCTATGATGAACGAATTCGTGAACATGTCGTGACGGATGAAATCTCAATTGGTGATTATGTATTAACAGGTGGAGAACTTGGTGCTATGGTCATTGCTGATAGCGTTGTTCGTTTATTACCTGGGGTACTTGGTAATACTACTTCGAAAATTGAAGATTCATTTAGTACAGGATTATTAGAGCACCCTCATTACACGAGACCTGCCGAATTTAGAGGACATAAAGTACCAGATGTTTTATTATCAGGAAATCATGCGAAAATAGAAGAATGGCGTACAAAACAATCTTTTAAACGTACGATAACGCGCCGTCCAGATTTACTCGAAAACTACTCTCTATCTAACAAAGAAGTTAAATGGATGGAGCAAGTAAAAGAAGAATTAAAACAAGAAAACTAG
- the rimM gene encoding ribosome maturation factor RimM (Essential for efficient processing of 16S rRNA): MKKYLNVGKIVNTHGVRGEVRVISRTDFPEKRYVKGNTLYFFKENESTPIELIVTSHRVHKNFDLLTFDGYESLDSVEPLKNGILKITEDQLHELDKNEYYYHEIIGCVVETIDGEQIGKIKEILSPGANDVWVIQRKGQKDALIPYIEQIVKEIDVANKKVKIELMEGLL; the protein is encoded by the coding sequence ATGAAAAAATATTTAAATGTCGGAAAAATTGTAAATACACATGGTGTTCGAGGAGAGGTTCGAGTTATTTCTAGAACTGATTTTCCAGAAAAACGTTACGTAAAAGGTAATACACTATATTTCTTTAAAGAAAACGAATCGACACCAATTGAATTAATCGTAACAAGTCACCGTGTACATAAAAATTTTGATTTACTAACATTTGATGGGTATGAGTCTCTAGACTCTGTAGAACCACTTAAAAATGGGATTTTAAAGATTACTGAAGATCAATTACACGAGCTAGATAAAAATGAGTACTATTACCATGAAATTATTGGCTGTGTTGTTGAGACAATTGATGGAGAGCAAATTGGTAAAATAAAAGAAATATTATCTCCAGGTGCAAATGATGTTTGGGTGATTCAAAGAAAAGGTCAAAAAGATGCCCTTATTCCATATATCGAGCAAATTGTGAAAGAAATAGATGTAGCGAATAAAAAAGTTAAAATCGAATTAATGGAAGGTCTATTATGA
- a CDS encoding KH domain-containing protein, whose protein sequence is MNTLINAIVSSLVDHPEDISLQVKEDENNLFFHLQVNPEDAGRVIGKHGKIAKAIRTVVYAASNENAKRIHLDIQ, encoded by the coding sequence ATGAATACACTCATAAATGCAATTGTTTCAAGTCTTGTAGATCATCCAGAGGATATTTCACTTCAAGTTAAAGAAGATGAGAACAATCTATTCTTTCATTTACAGGTAAACCCTGAAGATGCTGGTAGAGTGATTGGCAAACATGGTAAAATTGCTAAAGCGATTCGTACGGTTGTATATGCAGCAAGTAATGAAAACGCAAAACGTATTCACTTAGATATTCAGTAA
- the rpsP gene encoding 30S ribosomal protein S16 yields the protein MAVKIRLKRMGAKKSPFYRVVVADARSPRDGRFIEEIGTYNPVAQPAEIKINEEAALKWLGTGAKPSDTVRNLFSKAGILEKFHNARNGK from the coding sequence ATGGCAGTTAAAATTCGTTTAAAACGTATGGGAGCTAAAAAATCTCCTTTTTACCGTGTAGTAGTAGCAGACGCTCGTTCTCCTCGTGATGGACGTTTCATCGAGGAAATTGGAACTTACAATCCAGTTGCTCAACCAGCTGAAATCAAAATTAACGAAGAAGCAGCATTAAAATGGTTAGGAACAGGTGCTAAACCATCAGATACAGTTCGTAACTTATTCTCTAAAGCTGGTATCTTAGAGAAATTCCACAACGCTCGCAACGGCAAGTAA
- the ffh gene encoding signal recognition particle protein, producing MAFEGLADRLQKTLQKVRGKGKVSESDVKEMMREVRLALLEADVNFKVVKDFVKRVSERAVGQEVLQSLTPGQHVVKVVQEELTALMGGEQSKIAVSNRPPTVIMMVGLQGAGKTTTTGKLANLLRKKYNRKPLLVAADIYRPAAIKQLQTLGKQLDLPVFTLGDQVSPVEIAKQAIQHAKDEHHDYVLIDTAGRLHIDEGLMEELAQIKELSKPEEIFLVVDAMTGQDAVNVAQSFNDQLGLTGVVLTKLDGDTRGGAALSIRAVTNTPIKFVGLGEKLDAIEPFHPERMASRILGMGDVLTLIEKAQENVDQEKAKEMEQKLRNASFTLDDFLDQLSQVKKMGPLGDILKMMPGANKIKGLNDLQIDDKQIAHVEAIIQSMTKQEKLTPDIINSSRRKRIARGSGRPVQEINRLLKQFEEMKKMMKMMGGMQKGKKKGFKFPGLF from the coding sequence ATGGCATTTGAAGGATTAGCCGACCGACTTCAAAAGACATTACAAAAGGTTCGTGGCAAAGGTAAAGTATCTGAATCTGATGTCAAGGAAATGATGAGAGAAGTTCGTCTTGCTTTACTAGAGGCGGATGTTAACTTTAAAGTTGTTAAAGATTTTGTGAAACGTGTTTCAGAACGAGCTGTAGGACAAGAAGTATTACAAAGCTTAACGCCTGGTCAACATGTTGTAAAGGTAGTTCAAGAAGAACTAACAGCATTAATGGGTGGAGAACAAAGCAAAATTGCTGTTTCAAATCGCCCGCCAACTGTTATTATGATGGTTGGTTTACAAGGTGCTGGTAAAACAACAACGACTGGTAAATTAGCAAATTTACTTCGAAAAAAGTACAATCGTAAGCCGCTTTTAGTTGCAGCAGATATTTACCGTCCTGCCGCGATTAAACAGCTTCAAACATTAGGTAAACAATTAGATTTGCCAGTATTTACATTAGGAGATCAAGTAAGTCCGGTTGAAATTGCGAAACAAGCGATTCAACACGCTAAGGATGAACATCATGACTATGTTCTAATTGATACTGCAGGTCGTTTACATATTGACGAAGGTTTAATGGAAGAACTTGCACAAATTAAAGAACTTTCAAAACCTGAAGAAATCTTCCTAGTTGTTGATGCAATGACAGGGCAAGACGCAGTCAATGTGGCACAAAGCTTTAATGATCAATTAGGTTTAACTGGAGTCGTTTTGACGAAGCTTGATGGCGATACTCGTGGTGGTGCAGCATTATCAATTCGTGCAGTTACAAATACTCCAATTAAATTTGTTGGACTTGGTGAAAAACTAGATGCAATTGAGCCGTTCCATCCAGAACGAATGGCATCACGTATTCTAGGAATGGGTGATGTGCTTACTTTAATCGAAAAAGCACAAGAAAACGTAGACCAAGAAAAAGCAAAAGAAATGGAACAAAAATTAAGAAATGCATCCTTTACTTTAGATGATTTCTTAGACCAACTTTCTCAAGTTAAAAAAATGGGACCACTTGGTGATATTTTAAAAATGATGCCAGGTGCAAACAAAATTAAAGGATTGAATGACCTGCAAATTGACGATAAACAAATCGCTCATGTAGAGGCAATTATTCAATCGATGACAAAGCAGGAAAAGCTTACACCAGATATTATTAACTCAAGTCGCAGAAAGCGAATAGCTAGAGGTTCTGGTCGTCCTGTACAAGAAATAAACCGTTTATTAAAACAGTTTGAAGAAATGAAAAAAATGATGAAAATGATGGGTGGTATGCAAAAAGGGAAGAAGAAAGGTTTTAAATTTCCGGGCTTATTCTAA
- a CDS encoding putative DNA-binding protein, which produces MLDKTMRINYLYDFYHSLLTPKQQSYMSLYYLDDYSLGEIAEEFNISRQAVYDNIKRTEAMLEEYEEKLLLLKKFQQRNELLNHLKTYAKKGKVVDDEFLRVIDALEKLE; this is translated from the coding sequence ATGTTAGATAAGACGATGAGAATCAATTATCTATATGATTTTTATCATTCTCTTTTAACTCCTAAACAACAAAGCTATATGTCATTATATTACTTGGATGACTATTCTTTAGGTGAGATTGCGGAAGAGTTTAACATTAGTAGACAGGCGGTTTATGATAATATAAAACGTACTGAAGCTATGTTAGAAGAATATGAAGAGAAATTATTACTTCTAAAAAAATTTCAACAACGAAATGAACTTTTAAATCATTTGAAAACTTATGCTAAAAAAGGTAAAGTTGTAGATGACGAGTTTCTTCGAGTAATCGATGCGTTAGAGAAATTAGAATAA
- a CDS encoding zinc ribbon domain-containing protein, producing the protein MSAFVSKLEYKPTWYSKTIMKVSKWFPTSQICSDCGHQECKKSLAIRGWTCPICHQHHD; encoded by the coding sequence ATGTCTGCATTTGTATCTAAATTAGAATACAAACCCACATGGTATAGTAAAACAATCATGAAAGTAAGTAAATGGTTTCCAACCAGTCAAATATGTTCTGATTGTGGGCACCAAGAATGCAAGAAATCTCTTGCAATCAGGGGATGGACCTGTCCAATTTGCCATCAACATCACGATTGA
- the ftsY gene encoding signal recognition particle-docking protein FtsY has translation MSFFKKLKETISKQTESVTQKFKSGLEKSRNNLTEGLNDLFARYRKVDEDFFEELEEILIMADVGVNTVMELVEDLKFEVKRKNIQDPKGVQEVISEKLVELYKGDDLTDDSFEINLNPDGLTVVLFVGVNGVGKTTSIGKIAHKLKTEGKKVLLAAGDTFRAGAIEQLEVWGDRVGVETIKQGEGSDPAAVMYDAVQAAKARKVDVLLCDTAGRLQNKVNLMKELEKVRNVIAREVPGAPHEVLLVIDATTGQNGLVQAKTFSEATNVTGIVLTKLDGTAKGGIVLAIRNELKVPVKFVGLGEQMDDLQPFQAEQFVYGLFGDLMNKEA, from the coding sequence ATGAGCTTTTTTAAGAAATTAAAAGAAACAATCTCAAAACAAACGGAGTCAGTGACTCAAAAATTTAAATCTGGTTTAGAGAAATCTAGAAATAACCTGACAGAGGGGTTAAACGATTTATTTGCTAGATACCGTAAAGTAGATGAAGATTTTTTTGAAGAACTTGAGGAAATCCTAATAATGGCTGATGTTGGTGTAAACACAGTAATGGAATTAGTAGAGGACTTGAAATTTGAAGTGAAACGAAAAAATATTCAAGATCCAAAAGGTGTACAAGAGGTAATATCTGAAAAATTAGTTGAATTGTATAAAGGTGATGATTTAACAGATGATTCATTTGAGATAAATTTAAATCCTGATGGTTTAACAGTTGTTTTATTCGTTGGAGTAAACGGTGTAGGAAAAACAACTTCAATTGGTAAAATAGCTCATAAACTAAAAACTGAAGGGAAAAAAGTACTACTTGCTGCTGGTGACACATTTAGAGCCGGAGCTATTGAGCAATTAGAAGTTTGGGGAGATCGTGTAGGTGTTGAAACAATTAAACAAGGTGAAGGATCTGACCCAGCTGCAGTAATGTATGATGCGGTTCAAGCTGCAAAAGCTCGTAAAGTTGATGTTTTACTTTGTGACACAGCAGGCCGCCTACAAAATAAAGTAAACTTAATGAAAGAACTTGAAAAAGTTCGTAATGTCATTGCTAGAGAAGTACCTGGTGCACCACACGAAGTATTACTAGTAATTGATGCTACAACTGGCCAAAATGGTCTGGTTCAAGCAAAAACATTCTCTGAAGCTACAAATGTTACAGGTATTGTCTTAACGAAACTAGATGGAACTGCTAAAGGTGGGATTGTTTTAGCAATCCGAAACGAACTAAAAGTACCAGTTAAATTCGTTGGCCTTGGAGAACAAATGGACGACCTACAACCATTCCAAGCAGAACAATTTGTATATGGACTATTTGGAGATTTAATGAATAAAGAAGCATAA
- the smc gene encoding chromosome segregation protein SMC produces the protein MFLKRLDIIGFKSFAQRVTIDFVKGVTAVVGPNGSGKSNITDAIRWVLGEQSVKSLRGAKMEDIIFAGSDGRKPLNYAEVTLTLDNEDQQLPLEYSEVSVTRRVYRSGDSDFYINKQSCRLKDIVDLFMDSGLGREAFSIISQGKVEEILSSKPEERRGIFEEAAGVLKYKNRKKKAEAKLFETQENLNRVDDILFELSSQIEPLRMQASIAKEYIEHRDELEKVEAALLVYEIESLHQKWEELKLEIAQNSDLEIALSTEISTEESKQHELQEKLNALDESIDQLQQVLLTVTKNLEKYEGQKELMKERKRNTSTQSEQLRKQVDEVTVQINETIKLIEAEKEQEKLSRQNVNKTKTNIVEIQNEITSYEGDIEEQIELIKSDYIELLNNQASIKNEKTMLEKQSQQYSVKSSRLDLENEKYIRQREQLQNRKTELLNEKEQTDLTFKELNEKFETLNKQHDETAIVLKEKEELLNKAYQFIQQTKSRKETLEELQEDFAGFNQGVKEILKARGTRLEGIKGAIAELITTNKQYEIAIEIALGAATQQIVVENDEHARRAIQFLKQQRLGRATFLPMNIVKARFVPANVIEGLKRNPSFIGVASSLVSNSGEYEQVIQNLLGTVLIAQDLKGANELAKLVGHRYRFVTLEGDVVNPGGAMTGGAVRTTNSSLIGRQRELEEITVKLKDMQEKTNSLESEVQILKATILDSSSKAQTLNDEIQNVKQIIVSIMEQLKSIEFEEKNINDALAIYDLEMGSSASDLLKVKDRLEELSSLDANVKNEIIASEQKINELTERKLNQKEIKDELQSKLTSLKIYLAQEEQKLNYSNEKIRQFEDNSIKQKQILEQTKEKIIFLSSELMTNENGKEELEKIISDTRIEFSKTTEIISKRREQRIAYQTELEDYVQSLREKQRQYKSLSDLLKQQEVNSNRLDVELENRLEQLNVKYMTTYEAAKMKYTLEMTVDDARKRVKLLKRSIEELGTVNIGAIDEYERVSERHDFLQEQRTDLNEAKITLYNVISEMDEEMTKRFETSFNAIREKFQVVFTQLFGGGRADLVLTDAENLLLTGVDIVAQPPGKKLQNLGLLSGGERALTAIALLFAILQVRPVPFCVLDEVEAALDEANVARFAKFLKYFSEQTQFIVITHRKGTMEECDVLYGVTMQEYGVSTLVSVRLDEGEVLLSNGN, from the coding sequence TTGTTCCTCAAACGACTAGATATAATTGGATTTAAATCATTCGCTCAGCGAGTTACGATAGATTTTGTAAAAGGTGTTACAGCAGTTGTAGGACCAAATGGAAGTGGTAAAAGTAATATTACAGATGCCATTAGATGGGTACTAGGTGAACAGTCAGTCAAATCATTACGAGGAGCGAAGATGGAGGATATCATTTTTGCTGGTAGTGATGGAAGAAAACCTTTAAATTATGCAGAAGTTACACTGACTTTAGATAATGAAGATCAACAATTACCACTTGAGTATAGTGAAGTAAGTGTTACAAGACGTGTTTACCGTTCTGGAGATAGTGATTTTTATATTAATAAACAATCTTGTCGATTAAAAGATATTGTTGATTTATTTATGGATTCTGGACTTGGAAGAGAAGCATTCTCTATAATTTCTCAAGGGAAGGTTGAAGAAATATTAAGCAGTAAGCCAGAAGAACGAAGAGGAATTTTTGAAGAAGCAGCTGGAGTATTAAAGTATAAAAACAGAAAGAAAAAGGCTGAAGCAAAATTATTCGAAACGCAAGAAAACTTAAATCGAGTTGATGATATTTTATTTGAATTAAGTTCCCAAATTGAACCATTAAGAATGCAAGCTTCAATTGCAAAGGAATACATAGAACATAGAGATGAGCTAGAAAAGGTTGAGGCAGCTCTCTTAGTATACGAAATTGAATCGCTTCATCAGAAATGGGAAGAGCTTAAACTAGAAATTGCCCAGAACTCTGATTTAGAAATTGCGTTATCGACAGAGATTTCGACTGAAGAATCAAAACAACACGAATTACAGGAGAAATTAAATGCATTAGATGAATCAATCGATCAATTACAGCAAGTTTTATTAACTGTTACGAAGAACTTGGAAAAATATGAAGGTCAGAAAGAGTTAATGAAGGAGCGAAAAAGAAATACTTCAACTCAATCTGAACAATTAAGAAAACAAGTTGATGAAGTTACTGTACAAATAAACGAGACGATTAAATTAATCGAAGCAGAAAAAGAACAAGAAAAACTTTCTCGTCAAAATGTAAACAAAACGAAAACAAATATTGTTGAGATCCAAAATGAGATTACATCTTATGAGGGTGATATTGAAGAACAGATTGAATTAATAAAATCTGACTATATTGAGCTTTTAAATAATCAAGCATCGATTAAAAATGAAAAAACGATGCTTGAAAAGCAAAGTCAACAATACTCAGTAAAATCGAGTCGATTAGATTTAGAAAATGAAAAATACATTCGTCAAAGAGAACAATTACAGAATAGAAAAACCGAATTGCTTAATGAGAAAGAACAAACTGATTTAACATTTAAAGAGTTAAATGAAAAATTTGAAACCTTAAATAAGCAGCATGATGAAACTGCAATCGTTTTAAAGGAAAAAGAAGAATTACTAAATAAAGCTTATCAGTTTATTCAACAAACAAAATCAAGAAAAGAAACCCTTGAAGAACTTCAAGAAGATTTTGCTGGTTTTAATCAAGGTGTTAAAGAAATATTGAAAGCAAGAGGCACAAGATTAGAAGGTATTAAAGGAGCAATCGCTGAACTAATTACAACAAACAAACAATACGAAATTGCGATTGAAATTGCACTAGGTGCAGCTACACAACAAATTGTTGTTGAAAATGACGAACATGCTAGAAGAGCAATTCAATTTTTAAAGCAACAACGTTTAGGCCGAGCGACATTTTTACCAATGAATATTGTTAAAGCTCGTTTTGTACCAGCTAATGTTATTGAAGGATTAAAAAGAAATCCTTCCTTTATTGGAGTTGCATCATCACTTGTTAGTAATTCAGGTGAGTATGAGCAAGTGATCCAAAACTTACTTGGAACTGTTTTAATCGCACAAGATTTAAAAGGTGCTAATGAACTGGCTAAACTCGTTGGACATCGCTATCGCTTTGTCACGCTTGAAGGTGATGTTGTTAATCCTGGTGGAGCGATGACTGGTGGGGCCGTTCGAACTACGAATTCTTCACTTATAGGAAGACAGCGAGAGTTAGAAGAAATCACTGTAAAACTAAAGGATATGCAAGAAAAGACGAACTCGCTTGAGAGTGAGGTTCAAATCCTTAAAGCGACAATCCTAGACAGTTCTTCTAAAGCTCAAACATTAAATGATGAAATTCAAAACGTTAAACAAATAATTGTTTCAATTATGGAGCAACTAAAAAGTATCGAATTTGAAGAAAAAAATATAAACGATGCTTTAGCAATCTATGATTTAGAAATGGGAAGTTCAGCAAGTGATTTATTAAAGGTTAAAGACCGTCTAGAGGAATTATCATCCTTAGATGCTAATGTGAAAAATGAGATTATCGCAAGTGAACAGAAGATCAATGAATTAACTGAACGAAAACTAAATCAAAAGGAAATTAAAGATGAATTACAATCGAAGTTAACTAGTCTTAAAATTTATCTAGCACAAGAAGAGCAAAAGTTAAATTATAGTAACGAAAAAATTCGTCAGTTTGAAGATAATTCTATTAAGCAAAAGCAAATTCTTGAACAAACGAAAGAAAAAATAATTTTCTTATCTAGTGAACTTATGACAAATGAAAATGGTAAGGAAGAGCTCGAGAAAATAATTTCGGATACGCGTATTGAATTTTCAAAAACGACAGAAATTATTTCGAAACGTCGAGAGCAACGAATTGCTTATCAAACAGAGCTAGAAGATTATGTTCAATCATTACGTGAAAAGCAACGTCAATATAAGTCACTTTCTGATTTACTAAAACAGCAAGAAGTAAATAGTAATCGACTTGATGTAGAGCTTGAAAATCGTCTTGAACAACTAAATGTAAAGTATATGACTACTTACGAAGCGGCAAAAATGAAATATACACTAGAAATGACAGTTGATGATGCAAGGAAACGAGTTAAACTATTAAAGCGTTCAATAGAGGAATTAGGAACTGTTAATATTGGTGCAATTGATGAGTATGAACGTGTATCTGAACGACATGATTTTCTTCAAGAACAAAGAACTGATTTAAATGAAGCAAAAATCACACTTTACAATGTAATTAGTGAGATGGATGAAGAAATGACAAAGCGTTTCGAAACAAGTTTTAATGCAATTCGTGAAAAATTCCAAGTTGTCTTTACTCAGTTGTTTGGTGGAGGCAGAGCTGATTTAGTTCTAACGGATGCAGAAAATTTATTGTTAACAGGTGTTGATATTGTTGCTCAGCCACCAGGTAAAAAGCTTCAAAATTTAGGTTTATTATCAGGAGGCGAACGAGCACTTACGGCAATCGCTCTACTTTTTGCAATTTTACAAGTACGTCCAGTACCTTTCTGTGTACTTGATGAGGTTGAAGCTGCACTAGATGAGGCGAATGTAGCTCGATTTGCAAAATTCTTAAAATATTTTAGTGAACAAACTCAATTTATTGTTATTACCCACCGTAAAGGTACAATGGAAGAATGTGATGTATTATACGGTGTTACAATGCAAGAATATGGAGTTTCTACGCTAGTATCAGTTCGTTTGGATGAAGGCGAAGTATTATTATCAAATGGTAATTAG